GCGCCGCGCCGGTCGTCCGTCACCCGAGCCATGAGGGGGCGAGTATTCACCGGGGCGCCGCGGGGGGGCAAGTGGGCGACATCGCGCGCGACAAAGTGTGTTGACATTCAGTCAAGTTTGACCAAGAATCAAGAACCCCTGCCGGGAGCGAATCCGGCGGATGGGCGAGCTCGTCAAGCTCGATCGCGCGAGGCACATCAAACGCGCCAAGAAGCGAATCAAGGCGCTCCTCAGGGAAGGGCTCGTCGAGTATCCCGCGCACGCCATGCTCAGATTGCGGGAGCGCGCTCTCGACGTGAACGACGTTCGTTGCGTGCTTCGAAGGGGTCGGGTCATCAGCGGCGGGAGCCACTCGTTTCCGGAGACCCCGAGGCGCTACATGCTGCGGGGGAAGGGTGCCGACGGAGATGACATCGTGTGTGTCGTCGACATCAATGGCGCGCTCGTCCTCGTGAGCGCGTGGCCCAGATGAGGAGGAAGCCCGGGGTGTTTACCAGAGACTGCACTCGTTGCGGCGCGGTGATGGTCGGGAAGAAGGCGACCGAGAAGGATGCCTACCACTACACCTTCAGCGGGCTCAACAACGTCTATCTCCGCGGCATCACGGTGTATCGGTGTCCCGTGTGCGCAGACGTGCGCCCGAGCATCCCGCGGATCGATGACCTTCATCGCGCCATCGCGGAAGCCCTGGCGCGGAAGCCGGGTCGACTGAAGGGAAGCGAGATACGGTTCCTCAGAAAGAACCTCGGGATCCCCGCCAGGAAGATCGCGCGC
The nucleotide sequence above comes from Acidobacteriota bacterium. Encoded proteins:
- a CDS encoding DUF4258 domain-containing protein; amino-acid sequence: MGELVKLDRARHIKRAKKRIKALLREGLVEYPAHAMLRLRERALDVNDVRCVLRRGRVISGGSHSFPETPRRYMLRGKGADGDDIVCVVDINGALVLVSAWPR